The following proteins are co-located in the Thermoplasmata archaeon genome:
- a CDS encoding ABC transporter substrate-binding protein translates to MVPLTWLVVVILVVSGIGIASAAVYFATTASGTTSGNLTITDDLGHRVTLPYDPARVVVLGPNIMDSMYRLGLRSHVVGVDCYAPAFGGLSADYSPDQIALWNLSSSMCIQAEPTFDFEALLAATPQVVLAATFVPAAALQEITDTFHIPVVVLQPPTLSGIEIDVSLLARIFGVTAGANALNTQLATELYNATAVVANASSFPTVLVTYYVDSNGYWTFGPGTFGQSLIELAGGSSIAANATFEYPELSGEQVLVANPHYLVYATGFGLNESAYTSAPFWGQLSAVQSGNLTGMDSNWLTEADPTMILSGLPALLAFFHPSSLS, encoded by the coding sequence ATGGTCCCCCTGACCTGGCTCGTGGTCGTGATCCTGGTCGTCAGTGGCATCGGCATCGCGAGTGCCGCCGTCTACTTCGCCACGACCGCGAGCGGTACCACCTCGGGGAACCTTACGATCACAGACGATCTGGGGCACCGCGTGACCCTTCCGTACGACCCGGCTCGGGTCGTCGTTCTCGGGCCCAACATCATGGACTCGATGTATCGGCTGGGCCTGCGATCCCACGTCGTCGGGGTCGATTGCTATGCACCGGCATTCGGCGGGCTCTCCGCGGATTACTCTCCCGACCAGATCGCGCTGTGGAATCTCTCCTCGTCAATGTGCATTCAAGCCGAACCGACGTTCGACTTCGAGGCGTTGCTGGCGGCCACGCCTCAGGTCGTTCTCGCTGCTACGTTCGTGCCGGCCGCGGCACTCCAGGAGATCACGGACACCTTCCATATCCCGGTCGTGGTGTTGCAGCCCCCGACCCTGAGCGGGATCGAGATCGACGTCTCGCTCCTCGCTCGGATCTTCGGGGTCACGGCGGGTGCGAACGCGCTGAACACCCAGCTCGCGACCGAGCTATACAACGCGACCGCCGTGGTGGCGAACGCATCGAGCTTCCCGACCGTCCTGGTCACCTACTACGTGGACTCGAATGGGTACTGGACCTTTGGGCCGGGCACGTTCGGACAGTCCTTGATCGAGCTTGCGGGTGGGAGTAGCATCGCCGCGAATGCGACCTTCGAGTATCCCGAGCTGTCCGGCGAGCAGGTACTGGTCGCCAACCCGCACTACCTCGTCTACGCGACCGGCTTCGGTCTGAATGAGAGCGCCTACACGAGCGCGCCGTTCTGGGGCCAGCTCTCCGCGGTGCAAAGTGGGAACCTGACGGGGATGGATTCGAACTGGCTGACCGAGGCCGATCCCACGATGATCCTCTCCGGGTTGCCCGCGCTCCTCGCATTCTTCCATCCTTCGAGCCTTTCCTAG
- a CDS encoding MFS transporter: protein MSEPSAPASIPAVAASSDPPAPLEIGRFDRRYANRAMLLLAGLVIVVLYIEAMLTPSLPSIAAQFNVSEAQVSLVLAVYLVSGCALAPIIGKLGDIYGKKRVLVYVLIIYAASVSVTGFSPNFAFLVAARTVQGIGLGIFPLAMTLVREEFPRELVPRSQGLLSGMFGVGLAISLPLGAFISNGYGWQVTYHTAIPFVVLLTVLSAIVLRESRYRRPQAKVDYIGATGLGCSLALIVLGLSLAPSWGWAAVGTWTLMGLGISILIPVGLYERWATEPILNYRMLKERNLMVTNLVVTLTGLGYFLALQAMTFRFQSPPGSGFSYSIFSTGVALVPFAIAQLIFAPLAGHFVSRTGIRPMVFLGSTIGCIGFVLAALSNSPASLMVSEFVASAGLAIAIASIINLMVLTVEPKDLSLATALNTVFRLVGSSVGAPIAGTIMTTYAISVATPGGSILVPSPLAYEIIFAIAAASFVLIAVLAIFAREMLGRRRNVSHVLTTDSRDPASPAVASISTES from the coding sequence ATGTCCGAGCCCTCCGCTCCCGCATCGATCCCTGCGGTCGCCGCCTCCTCCGATCCACCCGCGCCGCTGGAGATCGGGCGGTTCGATCGACGCTACGCCAACCGGGCTATGCTCCTCCTGGCCGGGCTCGTGATCGTGGTCCTCTACATCGAGGCGATGCTCACGCCGTCCCTCCCCTCCATCGCAGCCCAGTTCAACGTCAGCGAGGCCCAGGTGAGCCTGGTACTCGCTGTCTACCTCGTATCCGGGTGTGCGCTCGCCCCGATCATCGGAAAGCTCGGTGACATCTATGGGAAGAAGCGGGTCCTGGTCTACGTTCTGATCATCTACGCGGCCTCGGTCTCGGTCACGGGGTTCTCCCCGAACTTCGCGTTCCTCGTCGCCGCGCGTACGGTGCAGGGGATCGGCCTCGGGATCTTTCCGCTCGCCATGACCCTCGTGCGGGAGGAGTTCCCACGCGAACTCGTACCCCGATCCCAAGGTCTCCTCAGCGGGATGTTCGGGGTGGGCCTGGCGATCAGCCTGCCGCTCGGGGCGTTCATCTCGAACGGGTACGGCTGGCAGGTGACGTACCACACCGCAATCCCGTTCGTCGTTCTCTTGACGGTCCTCTCGGCCATCGTCCTCCGGGAATCCCGTTACCGGCGCCCCCAGGCGAAGGTCGATTACATCGGCGCGACCGGCCTCGGCTGTTCGCTCGCCCTCATCGTTCTCGGTCTCTCCCTCGCTCCGAGTTGGGGATGGGCCGCGGTCGGCACCTGGACCTTGATGGGGCTGGGGATCTCCATCCTCATCCCGGTCGGCCTGTACGAGCGCTGGGCCACCGAGCCGATCCTCAACTACCGGATGCTGAAGGAACGGAACCTGATGGTCACGAACCTCGTCGTGACGCTCACCGGGCTCGGCTACTTCCTGGCCCTTCAGGCGATGACGTTCCGATTCCAGAGCCCTCCGGGATCCGGGTTCTCCTATTCGATCTTCAGCACGGGGGTCGCGCTCGTGCCGTTCGCGATCGCCCAGCTGATCTTCGCACCGCTCGCCGGCCACTTCGTCTCGCGGACGGGGATCCGGCCGATGGTCTTCCTCGGCTCGACCATCGGCTGCATCGGCTTCGTGCTCGCCGCGCTTTCCAACAGCCCGGCCTCACTGATGGTGAGCGAGTTCGTGGCGAGCGCAGGGCTCGCCATCGCGATCGCGTCGATCATCAATCTCATGGTGCTCACCGTGGAACCGAAGGACCTCAGCCTCGCCACCGCGCTCAACACCGTGTTCCGCCTGGTCGGTTCCAGCGTGGGCGCCCCGATCGCCGGCACGATCATGACCACCTATGCGATCTCGGTGGCGACGCCCGGCGGCTCGATCTTGGTGCCGTCCCCGCTCGCCTACGAGATCATCTTTGCGATCGCGGCGGCGAGCTTTGTCCTTATCGCCGTCCTCGCTATCTTCGCCCGGGAGATGCTCGGGCGCCGGAGGAACGTCTCCCATGTCCTCACGACCGACTCGAGGGACCCGGCGTCGCCCGCGGTCGCCTCGATCTCCACGGAGAGCTAG
- a CDS encoding MarR family transcriptional regulator → MPASRSNSPSDPAAGEVWRALWGLFRAFGPELRRIAHSVGITLPQLAMLKACEQGSVTATELARRSDRTAPAITYVTRELETSGLLRRMPSTRDRRRVVFSLTAKGRATLERVHMEGERWDRDLSASLSREEWRSLARAIEELADQVESHTHTRDGAFAPRAGRRLRSNSRSGSRLESRATHI, encoded by the coding sequence ATGCCGGCCTCCCGATCGAACTCGCCATCCGATCCGGCCGCGGGCGAAGTGTGGCGAGCCTTGTGGGGTCTCTTCCGAGCCTTCGGGCCGGAGCTCCGGCGGATCGCTCACTCTGTGGGTATCACCCTTCCGCAACTCGCCATGCTGAAGGCGTGCGAGCAGGGCTCCGTCACCGCGACCGAGCTCGCACGACGGTCCGATCGAACCGCGCCCGCGATCACCTACGTGACTCGGGAGCTCGAAACGTCGGGGCTCCTGCGGCGCATGCCCTCCACCCGCGATCGCCGCCGGGTGGTGTTCTCCCTCACAGCGAAAGGCCGAGCGACCCTCGAGCGGGTCCACATGGAGGGAGAGCGGTGGGACCGGGACCTGTCGGCCTCACTTTCCCGAGAGGAATGGCGTTCGCTCGCCCGGGCGATCGAGGAACTTGCCGACCAGGTAGAGTCACACACCCATACGCGCGACGGCGCGTTCGCGCCCCGTGCCGGTCGACGCTTACGCTCGAACTCTCGCTCCGGATCCCGATTGGAGAGTCGAGCGACGCACATATGA
- a CDS encoding lipopolysaccharide biosynthesis protein, producing MANPPGVPFSGQVPVSEELPPRAYSLTVNSAGVFLAAIAIQFIGFIGSLVLYKYVGITASLQALLGLVQLFLGIGSAINSLGDFGLGGGYRFFIARGKSATDNTGTYLLIRLLVCGLAAALMLTLAPISFAGATLASNGPELIALGLFLLLPIIWTGEQIYQSYYIGVGNSVKAQYPYLVEVLVRTPLIIVAAFLSPTLFGLTIAYFVGAIASAIYCLPFLRAFVRRYKKSEAVLLLKFSWPLLGALGLSYVASNAMPFVVNATLGLQAVNNFLVANGFRILVLALPSAVAAPLFPYLAKLHKREQYEAIREGTWQAIRYTSMLVVPAVLALVIYRVNVLNILTNSLYAQTAATPLAILVASTIPAAITGLIAAGLSAIGWRRLELYLTAFQVLAMFAIAFVLLPPYGILPASDGLIAASLAVLASSVAAFIWNAIAMHRLMDVQVHPKAIGMIALSALLAFVAVGRLNSVLAISRYYELAVGVLLGFAVYFIVLALVGELTKEDVLRVGRSIGLPDRLLGPLSRMCWRPLTPRLEPVRPGRGLGFTSGDIPEMEREEEVASEGGPPLS from the coding sequence ATGGCGAATCCTCCGGGCGTGCCCTTCTCCGGGCAGGTCCCCGTCTCGGAAGAACTCCCGCCTCGGGCCTACTCGCTGACGGTCAATTCCGCCGGCGTCTTCCTGGCGGCAATCGCGATCCAGTTCATCGGGTTCATCGGGAGCCTGGTGCTGTACAAGTACGTCGGGATTACGGCGTCTCTCCAGGCGCTCCTCGGGCTGGTCCAGCTATTCCTCGGGATCGGCTCCGCGATCAACAGCCTCGGCGACTTCGGTCTCGGGGGTGGGTATCGGTTCTTCATCGCTCGGGGGAAGAGCGCCACCGACAACACCGGGACGTACCTCCTCATCCGCCTCTTGGTCTGCGGTCTCGCGGCCGCGCTGATGCTCACGCTCGCGCCGATCTCCTTCGCGGGAGCGACGCTCGCCTCGAACGGTCCCGAACTCATCGCGCTCGGGCTCTTCCTCCTGCTCCCGATTATCTGGACAGGCGAGCAGATCTACCAGAGCTACTACATCGGGGTCGGCAACTCCGTCAAGGCGCAGTACCCGTACCTGGTCGAAGTGCTCGTGCGCACGCCGCTGATCATCGTGGCGGCGTTCCTTTCCCCGACGCTCTTCGGTCTGACGATCGCCTACTTCGTCGGGGCCATCGCGTCTGCGATCTATTGCCTGCCGTTCCTTCGGGCCTTCGTCCGACGGTACAAAAAGTCCGAAGCGGTTCTCCTGCTGAAGTTCTCCTGGCCGCTGCTCGGCGCGCTCGGCCTGTCGTACGTCGCCTCGAACGCGATGCCATTCGTCGTCAACGCGACCCTCGGCCTGCAGGCCGTCAACAACTTCCTCGTCGCGAACGGCTTCCGCATCCTCGTGCTCGCGCTTCCCTCGGCGGTGGCCGCTCCCCTCTTCCCGTACTTAGCGAAGCTGCACAAACGAGAGCAGTACGAGGCGATCCGCGAGGGGACGTGGCAGGCGATCCGCTACACGTCGATGCTCGTCGTCCCGGCGGTCCTTGCGCTCGTCATCTACCGGGTGAACGTACTCAACATCCTGACCAATTCGCTCTACGCCCAGACCGCAGCGACGCCGCTCGCCATCCTCGTAGCGAGCACGATCCCGGCGGCGATCACCGGGCTCATCGCTGCCGGGCTCAGCGCCATCGGTTGGCGTCGACTCGAGCTGTACCTGACCGCCTTCCAGGTCCTCGCGATGTTCGCGATCGCGTTCGTGCTCCTCCCCCCGTACGGCATCCTTCCGGCGAGCGATGGGCTCATCGCCGCATCCCTCGCGGTGCTCGCGAGCTCCGTCGCGGCGTTCATCTGGAACGCGATCGCCATGCACCGTCTCATGGACGTCCAGGTCCACCCCAAGGCGATCGGCATGATCGCGTTGAGCGCGCTCCTCGCGTTCGTCGCCGTGGGTCGGCTCAACAGCGTGCTGGCGATCAGCCGCTACTACGAGCTCGCCGTGGGGGTCCTCCTCGGATTCGCGGTGTACTTCATCGTGCTCGCGCTCGTCGGCGAGCTCACCAAGGAGGATGTGCTCCGAGTGGGCCGATCGATCGGTCTACCGGATCGCCTTCTCGGCCCGCTCTCCCGGATGTGCTGGCGCCCCCTCACCCCCCGTCTCGAGCCCGTACGACCCGGCCGGGGACTCGGATTCACGAGTGGAGATATCCCCGAGATGGAACGCGAGGAAGAGGTCGCCTCCGAAGGCGGCCCTCCGCTCTCCTAG
- the hemE gene encoding uroporphyrinogen decarboxylase has protein sequence MRDRVLRALRGEEVDRRPIWLMRQAGRYLPGYRALRERHPILELARTPELAVEVTLEPLRRFDLDAAIVYADITLPYAGLGIDFSIDPGVGPVIPKPIRTRAQVEGLTAFDAEKSVGFVGGTIRRYRELETERPIIGFAGGPFTLASYLIEGGASREYAETKRFLYRDPAGFDLLLDRLTDMTVEYLRMQARAGAAALQLFDTWVGTVSDRVFAEHLADRLKRLFEALQPLKLPTIYFSTGSSHLLEQLADLGATALGVDWRESLGRVRRRIGADLALQGNLDPGALLGDAGTLRAAARRVLNEIPDGRSHVFNLGHGVLPTTDPARVEELVEFVHHPEPLGSSP, from the coding sequence ATGCGCGATCGGGTCCTTCGCGCCCTCCGAGGGGAGGAGGTCGACCGGCGACCGATCTGGCTGATGCGCCAAGCCGGCCGGTACCTGCCCGGCTACCGGGCCCTTCGCGAGCGCCACCCGATCCTCGAGCTCGCGCGGACGCCCGAACTCGCGGTCGAGGTGACGCTGGAGCCGCTGCGGCGATTCGACCTGGATGCGGCGATCGTCTACGCCGACATCACGCTGCCGTACGCCGGCCTCGGGATCGATTTCTCGATCGACCCGGGGGTGGGGCCGGTGATCCCGAAGCCGATCCGGACCCGCGCCCAGGTCGAGGGGCTCACCGCGTTCGATGCCGAGAAGAGCGTGGGGTTCGTGGGAGGAACGATCCGACGGTACCGGGAGCTCGAGACCGAACGGCCGATCATCGGATTCGCCGGCGGCCCCTTCACGCTCGCCTCCTATCTCATCGAAGGAGGAGCCTCGCGGGAGTACGCCGAGACCAAGCGCTTCCTCTACCGGGACCCCGCGGGATTCGATCTCCTTCTCGACCGCCTCACCGACATGACCGTGGAGTACCTGCGGATGCAGGCTCGGGCCGGGGCCGCGGCCCTCCAGCTGTTCGACACCTGGGTCGGGACGGTGAGCGATCGGGTCTTCGCCGAGCACCTCGCCGACCGCCTCAAGCGACTGTTCGAGGCGCTCCAGCCGTTGAAGCTCCCCACGATCTACTTCTCGACGGGCTCCTCGCACCTGCTCGAACAGCTCGCCGATCTCGGCGCGACGGCGCTGGGGGTCGATTGGCGCGAATCGCTCGGCCGGGTGCGACGTCGGATCGGCGCGGATCTCGCCCTCCAGGGCAACCTCGATCCCGGTGCCCTCCTCGGCGACGCGGGGACGCTGAGGGCGGCCGCTCGGCGGGTCCTGAACGAGATCCCGGACGGCCGTTCGCACGTCTTCAATCTGGGCCATGGGGTCCTTCCCACCACCGATCCTGCCCGAGTGGAGGAGCTCGTCGAGTTCGTCCACCACCCGGAGCCGCTCGGATCGTCTCCATGA
- a CDS encoding glutamate-1-semialdehyde 2,1-aminomutase, translating into MSPAPGPRSRALFRRAQRTLVGGVDSPVRAFTSVGGTPVFYARGRGAWLTDVDGARYLDLVGSWGANILGASPPSVVRSVRETAARGLSFGAPSPLEHELGERIRRAAPAIERIRFVSSGTEATMSALRVARGFTGRNRIVKFEGGYHGHSDGLLARAGSGLASAAQPDSAGVPRSIVAETHVLPYNDVPALHAWFERWGTQTAAVIVEPVAANMGVVPPEPGFLAAIGRHCHRSGALSIADEVITGFRLRRGLAAPTLGLTPDLVTLGKIIGGGMPVGAYGGRRDVMEAVAPLGPVYQAGTLAGNPVAMAAGIATLDALTASTYRSLERSGRALERALRETADGAGVAPFTIQRVGSMLGLSFGPGPIRNFADTRGLDRKRYARFFHAALDRRIALPPSAFETTFLSTAVGAREIAWARPRFAEAFARVARSGG; encoded by the coding sequence GTGAGCCCCGCGCCCGGGCCGCGTTCCCGGGCCCTGTTCCGGCGGGCCCAGCGGACCCTCGTCGGAGGGGTCGATAGCCCGGTCCGCGCGTTCACCTCGGTCGGAGGCACCCCGGTCTTCTACGCCCGGGGCCGGGGCGCATGGCTGACGGACGTGGACGGAGCTCGCTACCTCGACCTCGTCGGCTCGTGGGGAGCCAACATCCTCGGTGCGTCTCCCCCCTCGGTCGTTCGATCGGTCCGCGAGACCGCTGCGCGGGGCCTCTCCTTCGGGGCCCCATCGCCCCTCGAGCACGAGCTCGGCGAGCGGATCCGGCGTGCGGCCCCGGCGATCGAGCGCATCCGGTTCGTCTCCTCGGGAACCGAGGCCACCATGAGCGCCTTGCGGGTCGCCCGTGGATTCACGGGTCGCAACCGCATCGTGAAGTTCGAGGGCGGGTACCACGGCCACTCCGATGGTCTGCTCGCCCGGGCCGGCTCCGGTCTCGCAAGCGCGGCCCAGCCGGATTCGGCGGGAGTTCCTCGATCGATCGTCGCGGAAACCCACGTGCTCCCGTACAACGACGTGCCGGCGCTCCACGCCTGGTTCGAACGCTGGGGGACCCAAACCGCCGCCGTCATCGTCGAGCCGGTCGCCGCCAACATGGGAGTCGTACCCCCCGAACCGGGGTTCCTCGCCGCGATCGGTCGTCATTGCCATCGGTCGGGCGCGCTGTCGATCGCGGACGAGGTAATCACCGGCTTCCGGTTGCGCCGAGGGCTGGCGGCCCCCACCCTCGGACTCACCCCGGACCTCGTCACGCTCGGCAAGATCATCGGCGGAGGGATGCCGGTCGGAGCGTACGGGGGCCGACGCGACGTCATGGAAGCGGTCGCCCCCCTCGGCCCGGTCTACCAGGCCGGGACCCTCGCGGGTAACCCCGTCGCCATGGCCGCCGGGATCGCCACGCTCGACGCACTGACCGCATCCACCTACCGCTCGCTCGAACGGTCCGGTCGCGCCCTGGAGCGGGCGCTTCGGGAGACCGCGGACGGCGCCGGCGTCGCCCCGTTCACGATCCAACGGGTCGGCTCGATGCTGGGCCTCTCCTTCGGACCGGGTCCGATCCGGAACTTCGCCGACACCCGCGGGCTCGACCGGAAACGCTACGCCCGGTTCTTCCACGCCGCCCTGGACCGGAGGATCGCGCTCCCTCCGTCCGCCTTCGAGACGACCTTCCTCTCCACCGCGGTCGGTGCTCGCGAGATCGCCTGGGCCCGGCCCCGCTTCGCCGAGGCGTTCGCCCGCGTCGCACGGAGCGGAGGCTGA
- a CDS encoding chlorite dismutase family protein: MTEPAAEGDSEPRDFVKYTLLRLSPKWRRRATHLRHRGSAQLERVLESPPAGAIVRTFSLVGTKADVEMLLWMISPDLEQIQQWHARLFGTEMGGYLETRYSYLGMARRSEYLGEHAHAGQEGGSSQRRPADLPYLFLYPFVKRRDWYGLPFEERRRIMGEHFRIGHKYPNVLIHTAYSFGLDDMEFILSFEAESPAEFLDLVSDLRPTEASRYTQLETPIFTALRVRPKRMIELAEGIP, translated from the coding sequence ATGACCGAGCCGGCAGCCGAGGGAGACTCCGAGCCGCGCGATTTCGTCAAGTATACCCTCCTGCGCCTGAGCCCAAAGTGGCGGCGACGGGCCACGCACCTGCGCCACCGCGGGAGCGCGCAGCTCGAGCGGGTCCTCGAATCCCCGCCCGCCGGAGCGATCGTTCGAACGTTCTCTCTGGTCGGCACGAAGGCCGATGTCGAGATGCTCCTGTGGATGATCTCCCCGGACCTCGAGCAGATCCAGCAGTGGCACGCCCGGCTCTTCGGAACCGAGATGGGGGGCTATCTCGAAACACGGTACTCCTACCTCGGGATGGCCCGCCGTTCCGAGTACCTGGGCGAGCACGCGCACGCGGGGCAAGAGGGCGGATCGTCCCAGCGTCGGCCCGCCGATCTTCCCTACCTGTTCCTCTATCCATTCGTCAAGCGACGGGACTGGTACGGCCTCCCGTTCGAGGAACGCCGACGCATCATGGGCGAGCACTTCCGGATCGGCCACAAGTATCCGAACGTGCTGATCCACACCGCCTACTCCTTCGGCCTCGATGACATGGAGTTCATCCTCTCCTTCGAAGCCGAATCCCCCGCGGAGTTCCTGGACCTCGTGTCCGATCTCCGCCCGACCGAGGCGAGCCGTTACACGCAGCTCGAGACGCCGATCTTCACCGCGCTCCGGGTCCGCCCGAAGCGGATGATCGAGCTCGCCGAGGGAATCCCGTGA